One Mercurialis annua linkage group LG3, ddMerAnnu1.2, whole genome shotgun sequence DNA window includes the following coding sequences:
- the LOC126675055 gene encoding protein IQ-DOMAIN 30-like, whose amino-acid sequence MGKSPGRWIKTVLFGKKSSKSNPAKTRERTVNEKQVSVNAKALEDDVISAPVISHPIPVPTIRSERQLEVENQETADLPRDVSLPGNEDAKFQEPIVQVALSDDEKRRQEEAATLAQAAFRGYLARRAFRALKGIIRLQALIRGHLVRRQAVSTLCCVLGVVKLQAVARGVKVRNSDIGQKVQRKWSRVKPLEGKLGDVNGVNVSILRARLSANAFVCKLVASSSTVMPLHLHYEPEEPNSVPNWLERWSASQLWKSFSQPKKVPSSKTQRKLGNGQIPQAETGRPKRSVRRVPAVHIDNNSLQATSESEKPKRSLRKISGHPADTAQENPQSELEKVKRNLRKIHNPVAESSVQPEVEIEKSKQSLEKVPGTSGDNHLIPIMNNSEEKMKKDSTLTAVKLPDVMKNEPILMASKLSDVQIAPEPSGMDETSEIPINESGVESKPLVENGGNNENTPFTNGELTHEEDTTSNENFKEEPTSNENHKSNRKVSSAVKQERAENGLQSNSPAIPSYMLATESAKAKLRAQGSPRLSQEVAEKNNNIARRHSLPSLANNKMSSQSPRTRASHSGGKPGNKSDRSASKEGNAKTTTQAEWRR is encoded by the exons ATGGGAAAGTCACCGGGAAGATGGATCAAGACTGTACTTTTTGGGAAGAAATCTTCTAAATCTAATCCTGCCAAAACAAGGGAG agaACTGTAAATGAGAAACAGGTATCTGTTAATGCCAAGGCATTAGAAGATGATGTTATTTCAGCTCCTGTGATATCACATCCAATCCCTGTTCCTACAATCCGTTCTGAAAGGCAGTTAGAAGTTGAGAACCAGGAGACTGCAGACTTGCCACGCGATGTATCATTGCCTGGAAATGAAGATGCAAAGTTTCAAGAGCCTATTGTCCAAGTCGCATTGTCTGATGATGAGAAAAGAAGGCAAGAGGAAGCTGCAACATTGGCTCAGGCTGCATTTAGGGGCTATTTG GCTCGGCGGGCGTTTCGGGCTCTCAAAGGCATCATAAGGCTCCAGGCCCTTATCAGGGGTCACTTGGTCAGGAGACAAGCTGTTTCCACTCTGTGCTGTGTTCTGGGTGTTGTCAAGCTTCAGGCAGTTGCTCGAGGGGTGAAAGTTAGGAATTCAGATATTGGGCAGAAGGTTCAGAGAAAATGGAGCAGAGTGAAGCCTCTG GAAGGCAAGCTTGGGGACGTCAATGGAGTTAATGTTTCTATCCTAAGGGCAAGGCTGTCAGCAAACGCTTTTGTATGCAAG CTTGTGGCTTCATCATCTACTGTAATGCCTTTGCACCTACACTATGAGCCTGAGGAACCAAATTCTGTTCCAAACTGGTTAGAGCGATGGTCAGCATCTCAGCTTTGGAAATCATTTTCTCAGCCAAAGAAAGTTCCATCCTCAAAAACTCAAAGAAAACTGGGTAATGGTCAAATACCGCAAGCTGAAACTGGTAGGCCAAAGAGGAGTGTCCGAAGGGTCCCTGCTGTACATATTGACAATAACTCACTGCAAGCGACCTCTGAATCTGAAAAACCTAAGCGCAGTCTAAGGAAAATCTCAGGCCATCCAGCTGATACTGCACAGGAAAATCCACAAAGTGAGCTAGAAAAGGTAAAGCGTAATTTGAGAAAGATTCATAACCCTGTCGCTGAAAGCTCTGTTCAACCAGAAGTTGAAATCGAGAAGTCCAAACAAAGTCTTGAAAAAGTTCCAGGCACATCTGGTGATAATCATTTGATACCCATAATGAACAATTCAGAGGAGAAAATGAAGAAAGATTCAACTTTGACAGCAGTGAAACTACCTGATGTTATGAAAAACGAACCAATCTTGATGGCATCCAAGTTGTCGGATGTGCAAATAGCTCCAGAACCATCAGGAATGGATGAAACATCAGAAATACCTATCAATGAATCTGGAGTTGAGTCAAAGCCATTAGTAGAGAATGGCGGTAACAATGAGAATACTCCATTCACAAACGGGGAGTTGACCCATGAAGAGGATACGACAAGCAATGAAAACTTTAAGGAGGAACCGACAAGCAACGAAAACCATAAATCCAACAGGAAAGTTTCTAGCGCAGTGAAGCAAGAACGTGCAGAGAACGGGTTACAGAGTAATAGTCCAGCTATTCCAAGCTATATGCTAGCAACTGAATCTGCTAAGGCAAAACTGAGAGCACAAGGTTCCCCAAGGTTAAGCCAAGAGGTAGCTGAGAAAAATAATAACATTGCCAGGCGCCACTCTCTGCCATCTTTAGCAAATAACAAAATGAGCTCCCAGTCACCCAGGACGCGAGCAAGTCATTCCGGTGGCAAACCAGGGAATAAAAGTGACAGATCCGCATCGAAAGAAGGAAATG CAAAGACAACAACCCAGGCTGAGTGGAGGAGGTGA
- the LOC126671035 gene encoding uncharacterized protein LOC126671035, with translation MEEIVKEQQPASVGSAVPGKSKLRYPLRSATKVKEEKTPGGEVSNPSVSKRGRTPSSVSKSVDVLNLSGKERSSAKPPRRLSVPSKSGVAIHTKAVGTITPISETRAKRSTNAQGKSETPLSDVSRTSSRKKFNALASASYWMTQIKLSETAAKHSISLGFFKLALEAGCEPIQRMRDELKSYVRRHELSEIGEAVKELFESYNIVDNQEQVQVSETCSQNLEEGTRSSDDEVRSSSSTIETRKLKPRSLNADTPQVTSGTEPSKKEIIQKNASAIRTRSTQNKNIANSPSVKDNAGRNSQKKPQRPNTYKQETGKKTEKMKKQGQKSATEEEGSVSPPKAAITPEEDKENMNDPAMDEMSTVEVC, from the exons ATGGAAGAGATAGTGAAAGAGCAACAGCCTGCTTCTGTTGGTTCTGCTGTTCCTg GGAAATCAAAATTAAGGTATCCGTTGAGATCGGCGACGAAGGTGAAAGAGGAGAAGACACCCGGCGGCGAAGTCTCCAATCCTTCTGTTTCTAAGAG GGGAAGGACTCCGTCGAGTGTAAGTAAGAGTGTAGATGTTCTTAATCTTTCTGGTAAGGAAAGATCATCTGCTAAGCCACCCAGAAGGCTGTCTGTCCCTTCTAAGTCAGGGGTTGCTATACATACTAAAGCAGTTGGCACCATAACCCCTATATCTGAGACCAGAGCAAAACGATCGACTAATGCTCAAGGGAAAAGTGAGACGCCTCTGTCTGATGTTTCCAGAACTTCCAGCAGAAAGAAGTTTAATGCACTGGCTTCAGCTTCTTATTGGATGACACAGATTAAGCTCTCTGAAACGGCCGCTAAGCACTCTATTTCGCTTGGATTTTTCAAGCTTGCTCTAGAAGCTGGATGCGAG CCTATTCAACGAATGAGGGATGAGCTTAAATCATATGTGCGTCGTCATGAACTTAGTGAAATTGGAGAAGCAGTGAAAGAATTATTTGAGAGCTACAATATAGTAGACAATCAAGAGCAGGTGCAGGTTTCTGAAACTTGTTCTCAAAATCTTGAAGAGGGAACTCGATCTTCTGATGATGAAGTTCGCAGCTCATCTTCTACAATTGAAACTAGGAAACTGAAGCCTAGGTCATTAAATGCTGACACTCCACAAGTTACATCTGGCACCGAGCCAtctaaaaaagaaattattcAGAAGAATGCTTCTGCTATCAGGACCAGGTCAACTCAGAACAAGAATATTGCTAATTCGCCATCAGTTAAAGATAATGCTGGTCGTAATTCACAGAAGAAACCTCAAAGGCCAAATACATACAAGCAAGAAACTGGCAAGAAAACCGAAAAAATGAAGAAACAAGGACAGAAATCTGCTACAGAAGAAGAAG GTTCAGTTAGCCCTCCAAAAGCTGCCATTACACCTGAAGAGGACAAAGAAAATATG AATGATCCGGCAATGGATGAGATGAGCACGGTAGAAGTCTGTTAG